The following are encoded together in the Vigna angularis cultivar LongXiaoDou No.4 chromosome 9, ASM1680809v1, whole genome shotgun sequence genome:
- the LOC108318897 gene encoding uncharacterized protein LOC108318897 isoform X1 produces MGEHEGWAQPPSGLLPNGLLPNEAASVIQVLDSERWLKAEQRTAELIACIQPNPPSEERRNAVADYVQRLIMKCFPCQVFTFGSVPLKTYLPDGDIDLTAFSKNQNLKETWAHQVRDMLENEEKNENAEFHVKEVQYIQAEVKIIKCLVENIVVDISFNQLGGLCTLCFLEEVDNLINQNHLFKRSIILIKAWCYYESRILGAHHGLISTYALETLVLYIFHVYNNSFAGPLEVLYRFLEFFSKFDWDNFCVSLWGPVPVNSLPDVTAEPPRKDGGDLLLSKLFLDACSSVYAVFPGGQENQGQPFVSKHFNVIDPLRVNNNLGRSVSKGNFFRIRSAFAFGAKRLARLLDCPEEELFSEVNQFFLNTWDRHGSGERPDVPTIDLQRLSLSSHDQLQRSDNLPNNNHKIDNASNHESKSTEGERFSQSVLSQYSNLLSGKTSGSVSAVSHTQNQKSYANQNNSRTFDHVRRETNSNQGTHFDKGQRNVKTDNLVGDVQGRFLFARTRSSPELTDSYGDVPIQGRHTKGTESSKGQSSFVKLENSRRKNIEPDVAVRMDESSIRHISSHRFLENAADSNSNHDESSSGVMGEEFAPVSGAVGMQMMHQEEQDLLNMMASPTAQGFSGQNHVPMNIAPGHLPFHFPPSILASMGYTQRNTGNIPFIEAPWGANMQFPQGFIPPLTPYFPGIGMASNPQDLLETNHENFNSVEANVTEADDYWHEQERSSASEIEVDNGNLEMAQEDRQQSTSGNYNSAPSSQVGSSNSNSSAGVQQKFTKENRGSTREEHIDNFQFPDGRRNEVYFDDRTAISELSSAPPSSSFRSRTPSESSWDGSSVKSSKSTRERRGRKSTPSVPSQNPVYGKGKNVSENSSNRVDVENREWTHLSTVPSDMPERGTWPTSGTSIHVPRNQISSFETAQTSGPDSPLPIAPVVIGPGSRPRAVDNSGVLPFTFYPTGPPVPFVTMLPLYNFPTESSDTSTSNFNVEEGADNSDSSQNFDSSEGYEHPEVSSPSNSMARVAMESSEHKPDILNSDFVSHWQNLQYGRFCQNTRQPPSVIYPSPVMVPPVYLQGRYPWDGPGRPISGNMNIFSQLMSYGPRLVPVAPLQSVSNRPTNIYQRYVDDMPRYRSGTGTYLPNPKVSPRDRHSTTTRRGSYNYDRSDHHGDREGNWNTNSKLRGTGRGHNRNQMEKSNSKPERLSTSESRAERPWSSHRHDTFIPHQNGPVRSNSSQSNSSNVTYGMYPIPAMNPSGVSSNGPMQSVVMFYPFDHNSGFVPEEQLEFGTLGPMGFSGVNEPSQANEGSQSSGAHEEQRFRGGHTQRSSPDQPSSPHVSRAP; encoded by the exons ATGGGAGAACATGAAGGGTGGGCACAGCCACCAAGTGGGCTATTGCCAAATGGTTTGTTGCCCAATGAAGCTGCCTCCGTGATACAGGTGCTTGACTCGGAGCGGTGGTTGAAAGCCGAACAAAGGACTGCAGAGCTGATTGCCTGCATTCAGCCTAATCCACCCTCTGAGGAGCGCCGGAATGCGGTTGCTGACTATGTCCAACGGCTGATCATGAAGTGCTTCCCTTGCCAG GTGTTCACCTTTGGGTCGGTTCCCCTCAAAACTTATTTGCCTGATGGAGATATTGACTTAACAGCATTCAGTAAGAATCAAAATCTGAAGGAGACATGGGCACATCAGGTTCGCGACATGCTGGAGAATGAGGAGAAGAATGAGAATGCAGAGTTTCATGTCAAGGAGGTTCAGTACATCCAGGCCGAA gtaaaaattataaagtgtCTCGTTGAGAATATTGTAGTAGACATTTCATTTAACCAGCTTGGAGGTTTGTGTACCCTATGTTTTCTTGAGGAG GTTGATAATCTGAttaatcaaaatcatttattcaAGCGTAGTATTATCCTTATAAAGGCTTGGTGTTACTACGAGAGCCGAATACTCGGTGCCCACCATGGACTTATCTCAACTTATGCTTTAGAGACCTTGGTTCTTTACATTTTTCATGTTTACAACAATTCTTTTGCTGGACCACTTGAG GTGTTGTATCGATTTTTGGAATTCTTTAGTAAGTTTGACTGGGATAATTTCTGTGTAAGTCTATGGGGCCCGGTACCTGTTAATTCACTCCCAGATGTGACAG CTGAACCTCCTCGAAAAGATGGTGGAGATTTACTACTCAGCAAGTTATTTCTCGATGCCTGTAGCTCAGTTTATGCTGTTTTCCCCGGTGGCCAAGAAAATCAGGGGCAACCATTTGTTTCCAAGCATTTCAATGTTATTGATCCTTTGCGTGTCAACAATAACCTTGGTCGTAGTGTCAGCAAAG GTAATTTCTTTAGGATACGCAGTGCCTTTGCATTTGGGGCAAAAAGGCTAGCTAGATTACTTGATTGCCCCGAGGAGGAATTATTTTCTGAGGTGAATCAGTTCTTTTTGAACACTTGGGACAGACATGGAAGTGGGGAAAGGCCTGATGTTCCAACCATTGACTTACAGCGTTTGAGTTTATCCAGTCATGACCAATTACAGAGGTCTGACAATCTCCCGAACAATAACCATAAAATTGATAATGCTTCTAATCATGAATCAAAATCAACTGAAGGCGAACGTTTTTCACAAAGTGTTCTTTCTCAGTATAGTAATTTATTATCTGGAAAGACATCTGGAAGTGTTTCTGCAGTGTCACATACTCAGAATCAAAAGAGTTATGCAAACCAAAATAATTCAAGGACCTTTGATCATGTTAGGCGGGAAACTAATTCTAATCAAGGTACTCATTTTGATAAAGGTCAGAGAAATGTTAAAACTGATAACCTAGTTGGTGATGTTCAGGGAAGGTTTCTGTTTGCCAGGACACGATCTAGCCCTGAGCTGACAGACTCATATGGTGATGTTCCAATCCAAGGAAGACATACAAAAGGAACAGAAAGTAGTAAAGGCCAGAGTTCCTTTGTGAAGTTGGAAAATAGTCGAAGGAAGAACATTGAACCTGATGTAGCTGTAAGAATGGATGAGTCATCTATAAGGCACATCTCATCTCATCGATTTCTTGAAAATGCTGCTGATTCAAACAGTAATCATGATGAGTCAAGCTCTGGTGTAATGGGAGAAGAGTTTGCACCTGTTTCTGGTGCAGTTGGAATGCAGATGATGCATCAAGAGGAGCAGGACCTTTTGAATATGATGGCATCTCCCACAGCTCAGGGTTTCAGTGGTCAGAATCATGTGCCTATGAATATTGCACCTGGTCACCTACCATTTCACTTTCCACCTTCCATTCTTGCCTCAATGGGATATACTCAGAGAAACACGGGTAACATTCCCTTTATCGAGGCTCCTTGGGGTGCAAATATGCAATTTCCTCAAGGTTTCATCCCGCCTTTGACTCCTTATTTCCCTGGCATAGGAATGGCCTCAAATCCTCAAGATTTACTTGAAACTAACCATGAAAATTTCAATTCGGTTGAGGCGAATGTAACAGAAGCTGATGATTATTGGCATGAGCAGGAAAGGAGTTCTGCAAGTGAGATTGAAGTTGATAATGGAAATCTTGAAATGGCCCAAGAAGATAGGCAACAGTCTACTTCAGGTAATTACAACTCTGCTCCGTCATCTCAGGTAGGCAGCTCCAACAGTAACAGTTCTGCTGGAGTTCAGCAGAAGTTTACTAAAGAAAACCGGGGGTCAACCAGAGAAGAGCATATTGACAATTTTCAATTTCCAGATGGCCGAAGAAATGAGGTTTATTTTGATGATAGAACAGCAATTTCAGAGTTATCCAGTGCACCTCCTTCGAGCTCCTTCAGGAGTAGGACCCCTTCTGAAAGCTCTTGGGATGGGTCATCAGTCAAATCCTCAAAATCAACGAGGGAGAGAAGGGGGAGAAAAAGCACTCCCTCAGTGCCATCTCAAAATCCTGTTTATGGGAAGGGTAAGAATGTTTCAGAAAATTCATCTAACCGAGTGGATGTTGAAAACAGAGAATGGACTCATTTGTCAACGGTTCCATCTGACATGCCAGAAAGAGGCACTTGGCCCACATCTGGTACTTCCATACATGTTCCAAGGAATCAAATATCTAGTTTTGAAACTGCTCAGACTAGTGGACCAGATTCTCCATTACCTATAGCTCCCGTGGTTATAGGTCCTGGTTCTCGCCCAAGAGCAGTAGATAATTCTGGGGTTCTTCCGTTTACATTCTATCCTACAGGGCCACCTGTTCCCTTTGTCACCATGCTTCCTTTATATAATTTTCCAACTGAGTCTTCTGACACTTCAACAAGCAACTTCAATGTGGAAGAAGGGGCAGATAACAGTGATTCAAGTCAGAATTTTGATTCATCCGAGGGATATGAACACCCTGAGGTGTCAAGCCCTTCCAATTCTATGGCAAGGGTGGCTATGGAGTCATCAGAGCACAAGCCTGACATTCTTAATAGTGACTTTGTTAGTCACTGGCAAAATTTGCAATATGGCCGATTTTGTCAAAACACGCGTCAACCGCCTTCAGTGATCTATCCTTCACCTGTTATGGTGCCTCCTGTTTATTTGCAGGGTCGATATCCTTGGGATGGTCCTGGAAGACCTATTTCTGGTAACATGAATATTTTTAGTCAGCTTATGAGCTATGGGCCACGTCTGGTTCCTGTTGCTCCTCTTCAGTCAGTTTCTAATAGACCTACCAATATTTACCAACGTTATGTAGATGATATGCCACGGTATAGAAGTGGGACTGGAACCTACCTGCCAAATCCG aaGGTGTCTCCTCGGGATCGACATTCAACAACTACCAGAAGGGGAAGTTACAATTATGATAGAAGTGACCATCATGGTGATAGAGAAGGGAACTGGAATACTAACTCAAAATTGCGGGGAACTGGACGGGGGCATAATCGCAACCAGATGGAGAAGTCCAACTCAAAGCCGGAGCGGTTGTCTACCAGTGAGAGCCGTGCAGAGAGACCATGGAGTTCACATAGGCATGACACCTTCATTCCTCACCAGAATGGTCCAGTTCGCTCAAATTCCTCACAAAGCAATTCTTCCAATGTAACTTATGGAATGTATCCTATACCGGCCATGAACCCAAGTGGTGTCTCATCAAATGGTCCTATGCAATCTGTTGTAATGTTTTATCCTTTTGATCATAATTCTGGCTTCGTACCAGAAGAGCAGCTTGAGTTTGGGACTTTGGGACCAATGGGGTTCTCAGGTGTCAATGAACCGTCACAGGCAAATGAGGGAAGTCAATCTAGTGGAGCACATGAAGAGCAAAGGTTTCGTGGTGGTCACACCCAACGATCTTCACCAGATCAACCCTCCTCACCTCATGTCTCTAG GGCTCCCTGA
- the LOC108318897 gene encoding uncharacterized protein LOC108318897 isoform X3 encodes MGEHEGWAQPPSGLLPNGLLPNEAASVIQVLDSERWLKAEQRTAELIACIQPNPPSEERRNAVADYVQRLIMKCFPCQVFTFGSVPLKTYLPDGDIDLTAFSKNQNLKETWAHQVRDMLENEEKNENAEFHVKEVQYIQAEVKIIKCLVENIVVDISFNQLGGLCTLCFLEEVDNLINQNHLFKRSIILIKAWCYYESRILGAHHGLISTYALETLVLYIFHVYNNSFAGPLEVLYRFLEFFSKFDWDNFCVSLWGPVPVNSLPDVTAEPPRKDGGDLLLSKLFLDACSSVYAVFPGGQENQGQPFVSKHFNVIDPLRVNNNLGRSVSKGNFFRIRSAFAFGAKRLARLLDCPEEELFSEVNQFFLNTWDRHGSGERPDVPTIDLQRLSLSSHDQLQRSDNLPNNNHKIDNASNHESKSTEGERFSQSVLSQYSNLLSGKTSGSVSAVSHTQNQKSYANQNNSRTFDHVRRETNSNQGTHFDKGQRNVKTDNLVGDVQGRFLFARTRSSPELTDSYGDVPIQGRHTKGTESSKGQSSFVKLENSRRKNIEPDVAVRMDESSIRHISSHRFLENAADSNSNHDESSSGVMGEEFAPVSGAVGMQMMHQEEQDLLNMMASPTAQGFSGQNHVPMNIAPGHLPFHFPPSILASMGYTQRNTGNIPFIEAPWGANMQFPQGFIPPLTPYFPGIGMASNPQDLLETNHENFNSVEANVTEADDYWHEQERSSASEIEVDNGNLEMAQEDRQQSTSGNYNSAPSSQVGSSNSNSSAGVQQKFTKENRGSTREEHIDNFQFPDGRRNEVYFDDRTAISELSSAPPSSSFRSRTPSESSWDGSSVKSSKSTRERRGRKSTPSVPSQNPVYGKGKNVSENSSNRVDVENREWTHLSTVPSDMPERGTWPTSGTSIHVPRNQISSFETAQTSGPDSPLPIAPVVIGPGSRPRAVDNSGVLPFTFYPTGPPVPFVTMLPLYNFPTESSDTSTSNFNVEEGADNSDSSQNFDSSEGYEHPEVSSPSNSMARVAMESSEHKPDILNSDFVSHWQNLQYGRFCQNTRQPPSVIYPSPVMVPPVYLQGRYPWDGPGRPISDDMPRYRSGTGTYLPNPKVSPRDRHSTTTRRGSYNYDRSDHHGDREGNWNTNSKLRGTGRGHNRNQMEKSNSKPERLSTSESRAERPWSSHRHDTFIPHQNGPVRSNSSQSNSSNVTYGMYPIPAMNPSGVSSNGPMQSVVMFYPFDHNSGFVPEEQLEFGTLGPMGFSGVNEPSQANEGSQSSGAHEEQRFRGGHTQRSSPDQPSSPHVSRAP; translated from the exons ATGGGAGAACATGAAGGGTGGGCACAGCCACCAAGTGGGCTATTGCCAAATGGTTTGTTGCCCAATGAAGCTGCCTCCGTGATACAGGTGCTTGACTCGGAGCGGTGGTTGAAAGCCGAACAAAGGACTGCAGAGCTGATTGCCTGCATTCAGCCTAATCCACCCTCTGAGGAGCGCCGGAATGCGGTTGCTGACTATGTCCAACGGCTGATCATGAAGTGCTTCCCTTGCCAG GTGTTCACCTTTGGGTCGGTTCCCCTCAAAACTTATTTGCCTGATGGAGATATTGACTTAACAGCATTCAGTAAGAATCAAAATCTGAAGGAGACATGGGCACATCAGGTTCGCGACATGCTGGAGAATGAGGAGAAGAATGAGAATGCAGAGTTTCATGTCAAGGAGGTTCAGTACATCCAGGCCGAA gtaaaaattataaagtgtCTCGTTGAGAATATTGTAGTAGACATTTCATTTAACCAGCTTGGAGGTTTGTGTACCCTATGTTTTCTTGAGGAG GTTGATAATCTGAttaatcaaaatcatttattcaAGCGTAGTATTATCCTTATAAAGGCTTGGTGTTACTACGAGAGCCGAATACTCGGTGCCCACCATGGACTTATCTCAACTTATGCTTTAGAGACCTTGGTTCTTTACATTTTTCATGTTTACAACAATTCTTTTGCTGGACCACTTGAG GTGTTGTATCGATTTTTGGAATTCTTTAGTAAGTTTGACTGGGATAATTTCTGTGTAAGTCTATGGGGCCCGGTACCTGTTAATTCACTCCCAGATGTGACAG CTGAACCTCCTCGAAAAGATGGTGGAGATTTACTACTCAGCAAGTTATTTCTCGATGCCTGTAGCTCAGTTTATGCTGTTTTCCCCGGTGGCCAAGAAAATCAGGGGCAACCATTTGTTTCCAAGCATTTCAATGTTATTGATCCTTTGCGTGTCAACAATAACCTTGGTCGTAGTGTCAGCAAAG GTAATTTCTTTAGGATACGCAGTGCCTTTGCATTTGGGGCAAAAAGGCTAGCTAGATTACTTGATTGCCCCGAGGAGGAATTATTTTCTGAGGTGAATCAGTTCTTTTTGAACACTTGGGACAGACATGGAAGTGGGGAAAGGCCTGATGTTCCAACCATTGACTTACAGCGTTTGAGTTTATCCAGTCATGACCAATTACAGAGGTCTGACAATCTCCCGAACAATAACCATAAAATTGATAATGCTTCTAATCATGAATCAAAATCAACTGAAGGCGAACGTTTTTCACAAAGTGTTCTTTCTCAGTATAGTAATTTATTATCTGGAAAGACATCTGGAAGTGTTTCTGCAGTGTCACATACTCAGAATCAAAAGAGTTATGCAAACCAAAATAATTCAAGGACCTTTGATCATGTTAGGCGGGAAACTAATTCTAATCAAGGTACTCATTTTGATAAAGGTCAGAGAAATGTTAAAACTGATAACCTAGTTGGTGATGTTCAGGGAAGGTTTCTGTTTGCCAGGACACGATCTAGCCCTGAGCTGACAGACTCATATGGTGATGTTCCAATCCAAGGAAGACATACAAAAGGAACAGAAAGTAGTAAAGGCCAGAGTTCCTTTGTGAAGTTGGAAAATAGTCGAAGGAAGAACATTGAACCTGATGTAGCTGTAAGAATGGATGAGTCATCTATAAGGCACATCTCATCTCATCGATTTCTTGAAAATGCTGCTGATTCAAACAGTAATCATGATGAGTCAAGCTCTGGTGTAATGGGAGAAGAGTTTGCACCTGTTTCTGGTGCAGTTGGAATGCAGATGATGCATCAAGAGGAGCAGGACCTTTTGAATATGATGGCATCTCCCACAGCTCAGGGTTTCAGTGGTCAGAATCATGTGCCTATGAATATTGCACCTGGTCACCTACCATTTCACTTTCCACCTTCCATTCTTGCCTCAATGGGATATACTCAGAGAAACACGGGTAACATTCCCTTTATCGAGGCTCCTTGGGGTGCAAATATGCAATTTCCTCAAGGTTTCATCCCGCCTTTGACTCCTTATTTCCCTGGCATAGGAATGGCCTCAAATCCTCAAGATTTACTTGAAACTAACCATGAAAATTTCAATTCGGTTGAGGCGAATGTAACAGAAGCTGATGATTATTGGCATGAGCAGGAAAGGAGTTCTGCAAGTGAGATTGAAGTTGATAATGGAAATCTTGAAATGGCCCAAGAAGATAGGCAACAGTCTACTTCAGGTAATTACAACTCTGCTCCGTCATCTCAGGTAGGCAGCTCCAACAGTAACAGTTCTGCTGGAGTTCAGCAGAAGTTTACTAAAGAAAACCGGGGGTCAACCAGAGAAGAGCATATTGACAATTTTCAATTTCCAGATGGCCGAAGAAATGAGGTTTATTTTGATGATAGAACAGCAATTTCAGAGTTATCCAGTGCACCTCCTTCGAGCTCCTTCAGGAGTAGGACCCCTTCTGAAAGCTCTTGGGATGGGTCATCAGTCAAATCCTCAAAATCAACGAGGGAGAGAAGGGGGAGAAAAAGCACTCCCTCAGTGCCATCTCAAAATCCTGTTTATGGGAAGGGTAAGAATGTTTCAGAAAATTCATCTAACCGAGTGGATGTTGAAAACAGAGAATGGACTCATTTGTCAACGGTTCCATCTGACATGCCAGAAAGAGGCACTTGGCCCACATCTGGTACTTCCATACATGTTCCAAGGAATCAAATATCTAGTTTTGAAACTGCTCAGACTAGTGGACCAGATTCTCCATTACCTATAGCTCCCGTGGTTATAGGTCCTGGTTCTCGCCCAAGAGCAGTAGATAATTCTGGGGTTCTTCCGTTTACATTCTATCCTACAGGGCCACCTGTTCCCTTTGTCACCATGCTTCCTTTATATAATTTTCCAACTGAGTCTTCTGACACTTCAACAAGCAACTTCAATGTGGAAGAAGGGGCAGATAACAGTGATTCAAGTCAGAATTTTGATTCATCCGAGGGATATGAACACCCTGAGGTGTCAAGCCCTTCCAATTCTATGGCAAGGGTGGCTATGGAGTCATCAGAGCACAAGCCTGACATTCTTAATAGTGACTTTGTTAGTCACTGGCAAAATTTGCAATATGGCCGATTTTGTCAAAACACGCGTCAACCGCCTTCAGTGATCTATCCTTCACCTGTTATGGTGCCTCCTGTTTATTTGCAGGGTCGATATCCTTGGGATGGTCCTGGAAGACCTATTTCTG ATGATATGCCACGGTATAGAAGTGGGACTGGAACCTACCTGCCAAATCCG aaGGTGTCTCCTCGGGATCGACATTCAACAACTACCAGAAGGGGAAGTTACAATTATGATAGAAGTGACCATCATGGTGATAGAGAAGGGAACTGGAATACTAACTCAAAATTGCGGGGAACTGGACGGGGGCATAATCGCAACCAGATGGAGAAGTCCAACTCAAAGCCGGAGCGGTTGTCTACCAGTGAGAGCCGTGCAGAGAGACCATGGAGTTCACATAGGCATGACACCTTCATTCCTCACCAGAATGGTCCAGTTCGCTCAAATTCCTCACAAAGCAATTCTTCCAATGTAACTTATGGAATGTATCCTATACCGGCCATGAACCCAAGTGGTGTCTCATCAAATGGTCCTATGCAATCTGTTGTAATGTTTTATCCTTTTGATCATAATTCTGGCTTCGTACCAGAAGAGCAGCTTGAGTTTGGGACTTTGGGACCAATGGGGTTCTCAGGTGTCAATGAACCGTCACAGGCAAATGAGGGAAGTCAATCTAGTGGAGCACATGAAGAGCAAAGGTTTCGTGGTGGTCACACCCAACGATCTTCACCAGATCAACCCTCCTCACCTCATGTCTCTAG GGCTCCCTGA